DNA sequence from the Caldalkalibacillus thermarum genome:
TGTTGGCTTCCTAGTCAACTGAACCGTGGGACACACGGGGATCGCTTGGTCAATAAACGGCTGGTAGGCTGTTGTTCCCAAGAATCCCCCACCTCTAAGCGAAGCGTAGGTGGTGGGAGTGTTCAAATTTTTATCTCAGAGATAACAGTAAACCGTAAATTCCCCATCCCTTACCATATGAGAAACAAACAAAAAACAGGCCCGGAGATGAACGCTCACGGGCCCCGCAGCCACTGCCTTTTTACGCCAATTCGATTATATTGATTACACATTAAAACGGAAATGGATCACATCCCCGTCTTTCACTACGTAATCTTTCCCTTCCAAACGCAACAGCCCTTTTTCCCTTGCTTCGGCCATTGAACCGGCCGCCACCAAATCATTGTAGTGAATCACTTCGGCACGAATAAAACCTTTTTCAAAATCAGAGTGAATCTTACCAGCCGCCTGGGGTGCTTTGGTGCCCTCCTTAATGGTCCAGGCCCGCACCTCTTTTTCACCGGCAGTGAAGAAAGTGGCCAGCCCAAGCAGTTTATAAGTGGCCTTGATCAACTGATCCAGGCCAGATTCTTGAATGCCCAGTTCCTCTAAAAACAACACCTTGTCTTCCCCTTCCAGCTCGGCTATTTCCGCTTCCACCTTGGCACAGATGGTGACGACTTCAGCCAGATCATGAGCAGCATAGTCTTTGACCCGCTGGACATGGGGGTTGTTTTCCTCTTGTCCGATCTCTCCTTCACTCACGTTGGCCACATACAAAACAGGCTTCAGGGTGAGCAAGTGCAATTCCTTAATCAAGTGCTCTTCCTCTTCAGACAGGTTGAGACTGCGTGCCGTTTGCCCCTGTTCAAAAGCTTGTTTAAGCTGTTCCAGCACTTCCAGTTGCTGTTTAGCCGTTTTGTCGCCAGATTTGGCCATTTTTTGTACCCGCGTCATCCGCTTTTCCACTGTTTCCAAGTCAGCCAAAATCAGCTCTAGGTTAATCGTTTCGATATCAGCAATGGGGTCGACCTGACCAGTGACATGGGTAATA
Encoded proteins:
- the ychF gene encoding redox-regulated ATPase YchF → MLKAGIVGLPNVGKSTLFNAITQAGAESANYPFCTIDPNVGIVQVPDHRLEKLAEIVHTQRIIPTAYEFVDIAGLVKGASRGEGLGNKFLANIREVDAIAHVVRCFEDENITHVTGQVDPIADIETINLELILADLETVEKRMTRVQKMAKSGDKTAKQQLEVLEQLKQAFEQGQTARSLNLSEEEEHLIKELHLLTLKPVLYVANVSEGEIGQEENNPHVQRVKDYAAHDLAEVVTICAKVEAEIAELEGEDKVLFLEELGIQESGLDQLIKATYKLLGLATFFTAGEKEVRAWTIKEGTKAPQAAGKIHSDFEKGFIRAEVIHYNDLVAAGSMAEAREKGLLRLEGKDYVVKDGDVIHFRFNV